One window of the Agrobacterium larrymoorei genome contains the following:
- a CDS encoding ABC transporter substrate-binding protein: protein MTTTVALAQAAPGGKLNLIVQPEPPSIMIGTTTNGPALLVGGNIYESLLRYDENLKPEPSLAKSWTISDDGLIYTFTLQDGVKWHDGKPMTSADVLFSANDYLMKMQPRHRNLMTHVESVTAPDDKTVVFKLKQPFEAFIRGLAFYTMPILPKHIYEGTDYATNPANDKPIGTGPFKFDEWKRGSYIHLVKNPDYYVKGKPYLDELYYQVIPDGASRSVAFETGKVDVLPGGSVENFDIPRLKDLPNSCITEKGWEYFAPLSWLWLNNRKPPMDNVKFRQAVMYALDREFAKDVLWNGYGKVATGPLSSKLPFYKDVEPKYAHNVDKAKSLLKEAGYDGKPLKLLPLPYGETWQRWAEAVKQNLEEVGIPIEIEATDVAGWNQRTSNWEYDIAFTYLYQNGDPAIGVDRNYKTSQIAKGNPFNNVEGYSNPELDKLFEEAAVAYPASKRQELYDQVQKKLQEDVPVAWLLELGFPTLYNCKVQNIVTTASGLPVSMRDAWIKK from the coding sequence ATGACAACAACGGTGGCCTTGGCGCAGGCCGCGCCAGGCGGAAAACTGAACCTCATCGTTCAGCCTGAACCGCCAAGCATTATGATCGGGACCACCACGAATGGTCCAGCCCTGCTGGTCGGCGGTAACATCTATGAGAGCTTGCTGCGCTATGACGAGAACCTCAAGCCTGAGCCGTCGCTCGCCAAATCCTGGACCATTTCCGACGATGGTCTGATCTATACGTTCACGCTACAGGACGGCGTGAAGTGGCATGACGGCAAGCCGATGACATCGGCCGACGTGCTGTTTTCTGCCAACGACTACCTGATGAAGATGCAGCCGCGTCATCGCAACCTCATGACTCATGTGGAAAGCGTTACCGCGCCGGACGACAAGACCGTCGTATTCAAGCTGAAGCAACCTTTCGAGGCCTTCATCCGTGGTCTGGCTTTCTACACGATGCCGATTTTGCCAAAGCATATTTATGAAGGCACCGACTACGCCACCAATCCAGCCAATGACAAGCCGATTGGCACGGGTCCGTTCAAATTCGATGAATGGAAGCGGGGCAGCTACATCCATCTTGTCAAGAACCCGGATTATTACGTCAAGGGCAAGCCCTATCTCGATGAGCTCTACTATCAGGTCATTCCGGACGGCGCATCGCGATCAGTGGCTTTCGAGACCGGAAAAGTCGATGTCTTGCCGGGCGGTTCCGTTGAGAATTTCGACATTCCGCGGCTGAAAGATCTGCCCAACAGTTGCATAACGGAAAAAGGCTGGGAGTATTTCGCGCCCCTTTCCTGGCTCTGGCTGAACAACCGCAAGCCGCCGATGGACAATGTCAAATTCCGCCAGGCAGTGATGTATGCGCTGGACCGCGAGTTTGCCAAGGATGTCCTGTGGAACGGTTACGGCAAGGTCGCAACAGGCCCACTTTCGTCAAAACTTCCCTTTTACAAGGATGTCGAGCCGAAATACGCGCATAATGTCGATAAGGCCAAGTCGCTGCTCAAGGAAGCCGGTTACGATGGTAAGCCGCTGAAGCTTCTGCCGCTTCCTTACGGCGAGACCTGGCAGCGCTGGGCGGAAGCGGTGAAGCAAAACCTCGAGGAGGTCGGTATTCCGATTGAGATCGAGGCGACCGATGTGGCGGGCTGGAACCAGCGCACGTCCAACTGGGAATATGATATCGCCTTCACCTATCTTTACCAGAATGGCGATCCGGCAATTGGAGTGGATCGCAACTACAAGACCTCTCAGATTGCAAAGGGCAATCCGTTCAACAACGTCGAGGGTTATTCGAATCCGGAACTCGATAAGCTGTTTGAAGAAGCAGCTGTCGCCTATCCTGCGTCCAAGCGCCAGGAGCTTTACGATCAGGTGCAGAAGAAGCTTCAGGAAGACGTGCCTGTCGCCTGGCTGCTCGAACTCGGCTTCCCGACCCTCTACAATTGCAAGGTCCAGAATATCGTAACGACGGCATCCGGCCTTCCGGTATCCATGCGAGACGCCTGGATCAAGAAGTAA
- a CDS encoding 2-hydroxyacid dehydrogenase: MSDAETKGPHIALISSTLDLSFLKDIFAASKMNARVSIHPEIGFKDADVAVAWNPPHGLLADMPNLKLIHSIAAGLDNIFADPNLPSVPVCRVVDNQHALGMAEYAIWSVLLFHRQMDLHMQNAALKRWERPAQIAAQDYTVGILGFGTIGRTVGRSLHALNYDVRAWARSPKQEAGIATYCGDAELPDFLSDCDVLICLLPLTDATRGIMNASLFAQLPKGAAIINMGRGEHVVETDLLAAIDSGHLRGAVLDVFVKEPLSDDSPLWHHPRIFTTPHIASMPDPKNVVAQIFENATRILSGQQPLNMGSRESGY, encoded by the coding sequence ATGAGCGATGCAGAGACCAAGGGCCCCCACATCGCGCTGATTAGCAGCACACTCGATTTATCGTTTCTGAAAGACATCTTCGCTGCCTCCAAGATGAACGCCCGGGTGAGCATCCATCCAGAGATTGGCTTTAAAGATGCCGACGTGGCGGTGGCGTGGAACCCACCACATGGTCTCTTGGCTGACATGCCTAATCTGAAATTGATTCACAGCATCGCTGCGGGCTTGGACAATATCTTCGCCGATCCGAACCTCCCGTCTGTTCCAGTTTGCCGTGTGGTGGATAACCAGCATGCGCTTGGAATGGCGGAGTATGCCATCTGGTCGGTTCTACTGTTTCATAGACAGATGGACCTCCATATGCAAAATGCCGCGCTCAAGCGCTGGGAACGCCCAGCACAGATAGCGGCGCAGGACTACACGGTTGGAATACTAGGCTTCGGCACGATTGGAAGGACCGTCGGACGCAGTCTCCACGCCCTCAATTACGATGTTCGCGCATGGGCGCGCTCACCAAAGCAGGAGGCCGGGATCGCCACCTATTGCGGAGACGCGGAACTACCGGATTTTCTGTCCGACTGCGACGTCCTGATCTGCCTGCTTCCCCTCACAGATGCCACACGTGGCATCATGAATGCCAGCCTGTTCGCACAGCTTCCAAAGGGCGCTGCCATCATCAACATGGGGCGCGGCGAACACGTCGTGGAGACCGATCTTCTGGCTGCAATCGACAGCGGACACCTCCGCGGCGCGGTGCTCGATGTCTTCGTGAAAGAGCCTCTTTCCGATGACAGCCCATTATGGCACCACCCCCGTATCTTCACGACGCCGCATATCGCGTCCATGCCTGATCCGAAAAACGTCGTAGCGCAGATTTTTGAGAATGCGACACGCATCTTGTCCGGACAGCAACCGCTGAATATGGGCAGCCGTGAAAGCGGTTACTGA
- a CDS encoding GntR family transcriptional regulator has product MNTRLRQSDFLPGDGVGQPKALMAYNHLRHAIITMKMEPGATISEKETCAELGISRTPMREAVLRLAQEGLVNVVPSGGTFVNTISLRGVIEGHLIRSSLELRMARIAAHSYNAVYDRDFDLLVFLQNDASKRQDYDQSFAVDNNFHRLVCTMAGFPDIWQAIHNATGQLDRIRRYAIPRSGYFDEVEQEHRAIYQAIKSGDADGAYNLMRRHLDDIAAVVEYVFADQPSLIAQEPGFDVSTLNLMLAPPATQ; this is encoded by the coding sequence GTGAACACGCGTTTGAGGCAGTCCGACTTCCTCCCCGGCGATGGTGTCGGTCAGCCCAAAGCGCTGATGGCCTATAACCACCTTCGCCATGCGATCATCACGATGAAGATGGAGCCGGGCGCGACGATCAGCGAGAAGGAAACCTGCGCCGAGCTCGGTATTTCTCGCACGCCGATGCGGGAGGCCGTGTTGCGGCTTGCGCAGGAAGGGTTGGTCAATGTCGTGCCGAGCGGAGGCACCTTCGTCAACACCATCTCACTCCGAGGCGTAATTGAAGGGCATCTCATCCGTTCCAGCCTGGAATTACGGATGGCTCGGATCGCGGCGCATTCTTATAACGCCGTTTACGACCGGGATTTCGATTTATTAGTCTTCTTGCAGAACGATGCGTCCAAGCGGCAAGATTATGACCAATCGTTCGCCGTAGACAATAATTTTCATCGGTTGGTCTGCACGATGGCAGGTTTCCCCGACATCTGGCAGGCCATTCACAATGCCACGGGACAGCTTGATCGCATAAGGCGATACGCCATTCCGAGATCAGGCTATTTCGACGAAGTCGAACAAGAACATCGGGCCATTTACCAAGCGATCAAGTCCGGCGATGCCGATGGGGCCTATAATCTCATGCGGCGGCATCTCGATGATATCGCGGCAGTCGTCGAGTATGTGTTTGCGGATCAGCCGAGCCTGATCGCGCAGGAACCAGGTTTTGATGTGTCTACGCTGAACCTGATGCTGGCACCCCCAGCAACTCAGTAA
- a CDS encoding SDR family NAD(P)-dependent oxidoreductase, translated as MLLTGASRGIGHATVKLFLEHGWRILTVSRQPFSEECRWPSARESHIQADLADLAGIDELVQTVRSRLPDGKLAALVNNAGVSPKGPGGSRLGVTETDAATWTKILNVNLVSTALLARALLPELQAAQGSIVNVTSIAGSRVHPFAGVAYAASKAGLAALTRELAHEFGPRGVRANAIAPGEIATSILSPGTDALVEAEVPLGRLGTTDEVARTIYFLCTEQSSYINGAEIHINGGQHV; from the coding sequence ATGCTGTTGACGGGTGCCAGTCGTGGGATTGGGCATGCTACGGTTAAGTTGTTCTTGGAACATGGCTGGCGGATATTGACAGTATCGCGGCAGCCATTTTCTGAGGAATGCCGTTGGCCATCGGCTCGTGAGAGCCATATTCAGGCAGATCTTGCCGACCTTGCTGGCATTGATGAACTGGTCCAGACGGTCCGTAGCCGTCTTCCCGATGGCAAGCTGGCGGCACTGGTCAACAATGCGGGTGTCTCGCCGAAGGGACCGGGCGGCAGCCGGTTGGGCGTGACCGAAACCGATGCGGCGACCTGGACGAAAATCCTGAACGTCAATCTCGTTTCCACCGCTCTTCTTGCGCGAGCACTGTTACCGGAACTCCAGGCTGCGCAGGGATCGATCGTGAATGTGACGTCGATCGCGGGTTCACGGGTGCATCCTTTCGCAGGGGTTGCTTATGCCGCATCCAAGGCAGGGCTTGCGGCGCTTACCCGCGAACTTGCGCATGAATTCGGTCCACGTGGTGTTCGTGCCAATGCGATTGCGCCGGGCGAGATCGCCACCTCGATCCTTTCCCCTGGCACGGATGCGCTGGTCGAAGCTGAAGTGCCACTTGGTCGGCTCGGGACCACGGACGAAGTCGCCAGGACCATTTATTTTCTCTGCACCGAGCAGTCGTCATATATCAATGGCGCGGAAATTCATATCAACGGTGGCCAACATGTGTGA